The Streptomyces lienomycini sequence GGCCACCGCGGAACGAGCGCACTCGTAGACACCGCGACCGTGCACCGCGCACCCGTACACTCCGCGACCATGACGGCCGATCTCCGACTGACGGTGCTGGGCAGCGCCAGCCCGTACCCGCGGGCGGGCAACCCGTGCTCGGGGTACCTCGTCGAGGGCGGGGGGACCCGGCTGTGGATGGACGCCGGCAGCGGCACACTGGGCGCGCTGCGCGAGCACACGGGCCTGGACCGGATCGACGGCATCTGGATCTCCCACCTGCACGCGGACCACTGCGCCGACCTGCTGACCGCGTACTACGGGCTGCTCCACGCGGACCTCGAACCCACCGCGCCCACACCGCTCCTCGGTCCCCCGGGGATCGCGGACCGGCTCGCCGCGTTCCTCACCAACGGCCCGCGGCGCAGCCCGGTCGAGGACGCCTTCCGGGTCGTGGAACTGCACGACCACCACCGCGCCCGGATCGGCGGCCTCACCCTCACCAGCCGCGCCGTGTCGCACGGGATGCCCGCCTTCGGGCTCCGCGTCGAGACCGAGGACGGCGCCCGCCTCGCGTACTCCGGGGACAGCGCCCCCTGCGAGGCCCTCACCGCCCTCGCCGACGACTGCACGGTGCTCCTGTGCGAGGCCGACTACGCGCGACCGGCACCACCCGGCACCGAGGCCGTGCACCACACCCCGGAGGAGGCGGGCACGACCGCCACCACCGCGGGCGCGAACCGCCTCGTCGTCACCCACCTCGGCCCGTCCCTGGACCCCCGGACCGCCGCACGACGCGCGGCGACGCGCTACGCGGGCCCGGTGGAGTACGCGGCGCCGGGCAGCGTCTTCGAGATCGCGACGCCTGAGACCCCGCCCGGCGACGTGCGGGTGCGCCCGCACACCGGCAGGTGAGTAGGGGGACCGACGAAGACGTACGACACCCTCACGGGGGCCAGGTGCGCTCGATCCGCTCACGTCGTACCGCGTAGGCGGCCGGACCACCCCGTGCCACGGCCCGATGGACCGCCTGCCGATGGGAGTCGAGGCGTTCGACCATCTCGGCACTGCGCAGTTGCTGGTTGTCCAGGTAGAACAGCACCGCTTGTCGTTCAAGAACGGGTTGGATCTCCGAGTCGCGGCTCTTGATCCGCCCGTCCTTGGACAGTGGCACCCAGGACTGGTCGAGACCGTGCGCGATCCAGTCCTCGTCTGCGACGTCCTGGCCGTCGTCGGCGAAGACGTCTCCGATGCGGTGAACGGTCCAGCCGCATGCCCTCAGCCCCTCCGCGACACGACGTCCGAGGTTGCGATCGAGGAAGAACTCAGGCGGCAAGGCGTACCACTGCCCGGCACAGCGCGTCGACCTGGTCGGGCGTCATGTCGAAGTCGTACGCGATGTCCTCGACGCTCTCCCCTGCCTCCCACAGGTCGGTGATGGCCTTGACCGCGACACGGTTGGCGGCCACGACAGGCCTTCCGTGCCCGAACCTCGGATCGATCACGACCGGTACTGATACCGGATACTGCCGAAGCCGCAAGCTGGAGGGGAAGTCGTCGTCGGATTCCCAGTTCAGGTAGCGGAGGTAGCCGGAGACCACCTCATGGATGGGCGCCTGCCCGTCCCGGGCTCTGCGAAGATCGCCGAGACCGTGCTCGACGAAGATGTCCACACCGTCTGTCGCGATCCGCTTCGACACCAGACCGTACGGGGTGGCGAAGGCGTCGCGTACGGCGGCGGCGGCCTCCCTGATCTCGCTCATCCGCAGTCCCAGTGACCGCAGCGAACGCAGCACGTGCGCCTCGGCCACCGCGATGAACGGCACGGAGGGCTGCCCCTTGCGAGACGGCTCGACCTGGTGGACCAAGGGCGCTCCGGCGGCCGTGCCCTTCAACCACGAATGGAGCGTCGACTCCGGGATCTCCAGGTGGGAGGCTGTTTCCTTGGGAGTCAGGAGTCCGTCCCTGAACCTGTCGACCATGACCCACCTCCTCCTGCCACGTCCGGTACCGGGCCTCGCATCGTCGCACATGAAGCCTGCCACCCGGCGGCGGACGGGGCACCCGCCCACCGGCTCAGCCGGCCGCACGCAGGGACTCCCCGACGGGGTGTTCCCGGCAGCTCCGGCAGCGTCCCGGTTCCTGGGCGCGGAAGGCTCGTTCGCAGCCGTCGCAGGTCTGGAAGGGCAGCACGGACGGCCGGGGTTCGAGGAAGGGCGGGGGCGGCGGCGGCAGGGGCGTCTCCCGGAGCCGGAAGGCGAGGATCCTGGCGGGCCGTGCCTGGAAGCGGTCGGGGAGTCCGGTGGTCAGCAGCTCGGTGATCTCCCGCGGCGCGACTCCGGCCGCCAGCCACTCGCCCACGGCGGGTGCCAGGCGCGCGGCCTCCGGGGCGGACAGCACGAGACGGGCGTCGACCCGACGCAGGGCGGCCAGTACGGCGACCGCCTCCGGGGCGGCCTCGGGGAGCGGGGGCGCCGTCTGCCGCGCGGGCGGCGGGGTCTCCGGAACAGC is a genomic window containing:
- a CDS encoding MBL fold metallo-hydrolase, which translates into the protein MTADLRLTVLGSASPYPRAGNPCSGYLVEGGGTRLWMDAGSGTLGALREHTGLDRIDGIWISHLHADHCADLLTAYYGLLHADLEPTAPTPLLGPPGIADRLAAFLTNGPRRSPVEDAFRVVELHDHHRARIGGLTLTSRAVSHGMPAFGLRVETEDGARLAYSGDSAPCEALTALADDCTVLLCEADYARPAPPGTEAVHHTPEEAGTTATTAGANRLVVTHLGPSLDPRTAARRAATRYAGPVEYAAPGSVFEIATPETPPGDVRVRPHTGR
- a CDS encoding PIN-like domain-containing protein — its product is MPPEFFLDRNLGRRVAEGLRACGWTVHRIGDVFADDGQDVADEDWIAHGLDQSWVPLSKDGRIKSRDSEIQPVLERQAVLFYLDNQQLRSAEMVERLDSHRQAVHRAVARGGPAAYAVRRERIERTWPP
- a CDS encoding DUF433 domain-containing protein, whose amino-acid sequence is MVDRFRDGLLTPKETASHLEIPESTLHSWLKGTAAGAPLVHQVEPSRKGQPSVPFIAVAEAHVLRSLRSLGLRMSEIREAAAAVRDAFATPYGLVSKRIATDGVDIFVEHGLGDLRRARDGQAPIHEVVSGYLRYLNWESDDDFPSSLRLRQYPVSVPVVIDPRFGHGRPVVAANRVAVKAITDLWEAGESVEDIAYDFDMTPDQVDALCRAVVRLAA